Proteins found in one Geomonas subterranea genomic segment:
- a CDS encoding acyltransferase — protein MFLSELLQRIRFWKAADRIGPDIPYTHWRLHFKSTMLRLCKEKFLLFDDSADFRPGAYAICCSKISIGKRVVVRPTTMFFADPREGGAGITIEDDVMMGSGVHLYVNNHRFDSPDIPIIDQGHYVSEPVVLKKGCWLGANVIVLPGVTIGENSVVGAGSLVTKSVPAGVLAAGNPARIIRNIGDQAP, from the coding sequence ATGTTTCTTTCTGAGTTGCTGCAACGAATCCGGTTCTGGAAAGCAGCCGACCGCATCGGACCGGACATCCCGTACACCCACTGGCGTCTGCACTTCAAGTCGACAATGCTGCGTCTTTGCAAGGAGAAGTTCCTCTTGTTCGATGACAGTGCCGATTTCAGGCCCGGCGCATATGCCATCTGCTGCTCCAAGATTTCGATTGGGAAGAGGGTGGTGGTGCGTCCAACCACGATGTTCTTTGCCGATCCTCGTGAGGGGGGGGCCGGAATCACAATCGAGGATGATGTCATGATGGGATCTGGCGTTCATCTGTACGTGAACAATCACCGGTTCGACAGCCCCGATATCCCGATCATCGATCAGGGACATTACGTCTCCGAGCCGGTCGTCCTCAAGAAGGGATGCTGGTTGGGAGCGAACGTCATCGTGCTCCCCGGAGTCACCATCGGAGAGAACTCCGTGGTCGGTGCCGGTAGCCTGGTAACAAAGTCTGTCCCGGCAGGCGTTCTTGCTGCCGGCAACCCGGCCAGGATTATCAGAAACATCGGAGACCAGGCGCCATGA
- a CDS encoding acyltransferase family protein, whose product MRYTAALDGIRGIAIVTVCLAHYGVPILQRGGFGVDVFFTLSGFLITSILLGEYSRRGDIGFRNFYIRRLLRLFPALFCLLIVYGTLVTLFGKNLSRHFGDIALVFFYVANWAGAAGLNRPGELGHTWSLSVEEQFYFLWPVILYAVVKRWGGKGLLAASLTLTLLSMSETFFMSTSAPWWRLYYGFDTRAFTLLFGCCLAIAFHFWNDRVVLPKSLEKILPLLSFGGIALFMLRRDAFTADPGFFSGPIFIIPVLTCGLIYLAVKPGFNFSKSILSTKPLVYFGKRSYGLYLWHYWILNVVNPRNIIVLLTCAAASLVVTELSFRFIEMPFLSLKHRLAKDEAPAPAESLTEPVAA is encoded by the coding sequence ATGAGATACACAGCCGCCCTGGATGGCATTCGCGGCATTGCCATCGTCACCGTGTGTCTTGCCCACTACGGAGTTCCCATCCTTCAGCGGGGTGGATTCGGCGTCGATGTTTTCTTTACCTTGAGCGGGTTCTTAATCACCTCTATCCTTCTGGGAGAGTATTCCCGTCGTGGCGATATAGGTTTCCGTAACTTCTATATTCGTCGGTTACTGCGCTTGTTCCCAGCTCTTTTCTGTCTGCTGATCGTGTACGGAACCCTGGTCACCCTCTTCGGGAAAAACCTCAGTCGTCACTTCGGGGATATCGCACTGGTGTTCTTTTATGTAGCGAACTGGGCTGGCGCGGCGGGCCTGAACCGTCCCGGCGAACTTGGGCACACGTGGTCTCTTTCGGTGGAGGAACAGTTTTATTTCCTCTGGCCGGTCATTCTTTATGCCGTGGTAAAGAGGTGGGGCGGAAAAGGGCTTTTGGCTGCAAGCCTAACTCTGACGCTGCTTTCCATGTCAGAGACCTTTTTTATGTCAACATCAGCGCCTTGGTGGCGACTCTATTACGGTTTTGACACTCGCGCCTTCACCCTTCTCTTCGGGTGCTGTCTTGCCATAGCGTTTCACTTCTGGAATGATCGTGTCGTTTTGCCCAAGTCTTTGGAGAAGATTCTCCCCTTGCTGTCGTTCGGGGGCATCGCTTTGTTCATGCTGAGAAGGGATGCTTTTACCGCTGATCCCGGTTTCTTCAGCGGGCCAATATTCATTATCCCGGTTCTTACCTGTGGCCTGATCTACCTTGCTGTCAAGCCGGGATTCAATTTCAGCAAGTCGATCCTTTCGACGAAGCCACTGGTGTACTTCGGGAAAAGGTCATACGGCCTCTATCTTTGGCACTACTGGATACTGAACGTCGTCAACCCTAGAAACATCATTGTCTTACTGACATGTGCAGCCGCTTCACTGGTCGTAACAGAGCTCTCGTTCCGTTTTATCGAGATGCCCTTCTTGTCCTTGAAGCATCGGCTCGCAAAAGATGAAGCCCCTGCGCCGGCTGAGTCATTAACGGAACCGGTTGCAGCCTGA
- a CDS encoding oxidoreductase, whose amino-acid sequence MKGVDIDNKVVVITGAAGRIGSEYARAVAAAGAVAVIADTSEENGRKLADEIRANSGKADFELLDITSKESVQRLISALTERYGRLDALVNNAYPRNKRYGARFEDVTYEDFCDNVGTHLGGYFLTSQQFGLHFQKQGYGNIINMASIYGVVAPRFEVYDGTRMTMPVEYAAIKSAVIHLTKYLAKYFKGSNIRVNCISPGGILDAQPAEFLEKYRAFSLSKGMLDPQDLTGTLLYLLSDMSRFVNGQNIVVDDGWAL is encoded by the coding sequence TTGAAAGGTGTAGATATCGACAATAAAGTGGTGGTCATCACCGGTGCAGCCGGACGCATAGGCAGCGAGTATGCCCGCGCCGTCGCGGCGGCCGGAGCTGTCGCGGTTATTGCTGACACCTCTGAGGAAAACGGTAGAAAACTCGCCGACGAGATCAGGGCGAACTCAGGTAAGGCCGATTTCGAGCTGCTCGACATAACCTCCAAGGAATCAGTGCAGCGGCTGATATCTGCGCTGACAGAGCGCTATGGCAGATTGGATGCGTTGGTCAACAACGCCTATCCCCGCAATAAGCGCTATGGAGCCCGGTTCGAGGACGTCACTTACGAAGACTTCTGCGACAACGTCGGCACCCACTTGGGCGGTTATTTCCTGACGTCGCAGCAGTTCGGGCTGCACTTTCAAAAGCAGGGCTACGGGAACATCATCAACATGGCGTCGATTTACGGGGTGGTAGCCCCGCGCTTCGAGGTTTATGACGGGACGCGGATGACGATGCCGGTGGAGTACGCGGCTATAAAGTCCGCAGTAATACACCTGACGAAGTATCTTGCCAAGTACTTCAAAGGTTCCAACATCAGGGTCAACTGCATCAGCCCGGGTGGCATTCTCGATGCGCAGCCGGCCGAGTTTCTGGAGAAGTACCGTGCGTTCTCGCTCTCGAAAGGGATGCTGGACCCGCAGGACCTCACCGGAACGCTGCTATACCTGTTGAGCGACATGTCCAGATTCGTGAACGGGCAGAACATCGTGGTCGATGACGGATGGGCACTGTGA
- a CDS encoding lipopolysaccharide biosynthesis protein gives MASLQKRFAFKLGANVFGILLGLVTMSFVPRVLGPEQFGKFEFITNNFKLIFDTLALQVPVAYFNWVSRKGHKEDTDLATGATFYFSLAIATLFALFLAVSHAFGLHAWLWPDVAPEYLWAALAFTMVTFLYQFLVYLSDGKSLTVGLEQIRLVQNTLKFAVLALLAGGGLLTLGSYLWAQVAVVAATVALSVRWLYRQDAWRLAAIRPWRFPKEEIQSYGAFVWDYARPLTLLMLGGFLFLYFDRWFLQLIGGSMQQGFFGLSDRLGQIAFLFTSAMTPLLTREFALAHEEKDHARLLILFERIKLFLFIATVASCFLSVQSGNIVALIGGEKYKGAIIPIALMALYPIHQTFGQLSGALMVATGQTALYARLGIIMMVVSLPITYFCIAPVSFAVPGLALGATGLALKMLTWQFVGTNVQLFCNTRYLRTPFAKWLGLQVMMVAVIYGIAYTSHLVSGYFNLTWLLPLLQYPAVSENLILHSCRLISAGLVYLIAIAGLIWMVPGFAGITRKDIMVNPLSLLRK, from the coding sequence GTGGCTTCTTTACAAAAGCGGTTCGCATTTAAACTCGGAGCCAATGTTTTCGGGATCCTTTTGGGTTTGGTAACCATGTCTTTCGTGCCGCGGGTACTTGGCCCGGAGCAGTTCGGGAAGTTTGAGTTCATCACCAACAACTTCAAACTCATCTTTGATACGCTGGCGCTGCAAGTACCCGTGGCTTACTTCAACTGGGTATCTCGGAAAGGACATAAGGAAGACACTGATCTCGCTACGGGAGCAACTTTTTATTTTTCACTGGCCATAGCCACACTGTTTGCTCTCTTTCTTGCCGTCTCGCACGCGTTCGGACTCCACGCATGGTTGTGGCCCGATGTCGCACCGGAGTATCTGTGGGCAGCTTTGGCTTTCACCATGGTGACCTTTCTGTACCAGTTTTTGGTCTATCTCTCAGATGGGAAATCGCTGACTGTGGGGTTGGAGCAGATACGCCTGGTGCAGAACACTCTAAAGTTCGCTGTGCTGGCATTACTGGCAGGGGGAGGCCTGCTCACTTTGGGGTCGTACTTGTGGGCACAGGTTGCCGTGGTGGCGGCGACGGTGGCACTATCGGTGAGGTGGCTCTACCGCCAAGATGCATGGCGATTGGCCGCAATCAGACCATGGAGATTTCCCAAGGAAGAGATACAGAGCTACGGTGCTTTCGTTTGGGATTACGCGCGTCCGCTTACGCTCCTAATGCTCGGCGGTTTTCTGTTTCTCTATTTCGACCGGTGGTTTCTACAGCTGATCGGTGGTTCCATGCAGCAAGGTTTCTTCGGGCTGTCGGACCGCTTGGGGCAAATTGCTTTTCTTTTTACTAGTGCCATGACGCCGTTGTTGACTCGGGAGTTTGCCCTGGCCCATGAGGAGAAGGACCATGCAAGGCTGCTAATACTCTTTGAGCGAATAAAGCTCTTCCTCTTCATAGCAACAGTTGCGAGTTGCTTCCTGTCTGTCCAAAGTGGCAACATAGTAGCTTTGATCGGTGGAGAAAAGTATAAGGGAGCGATCATACCTATCGCGCTGATGGCACTGTACCCGATTCACCAGACTTTCGGCCAGCTCAGCGGTGCGTTGATGGTTGCCACTGGGCAGACTGCACTGTATGCCAGGCTCGGCATCATCATGATGGTGGTAAGCCTGCCCATCACATATTTCTGCATAGCCCCCGTTTCTTTCGCCGTCCCCGGCCTCGCCCTCGGAGCCACAGGGCTGGCGCTGAAAATGCTGACCTGGCAGTTTGTCGGAACCAACGTCCAGTTGTTCTGCAACACACGGTATCTGCGTACTCCTTTCGCGAAATGGCTAGGCCTCCAGGTCATGATGGTTGCAGTAATCTATGGGATTGCATATACCTCCCATTTGGTTTCCGGCTACTTCAACCTTACGTGGCTGCTCCCGCTGTTGCAGTATCCAGCTGTTAGCGAAAACCTCATCCTGCATTCTTGTCGGCTGATTTCCGCCGGGCTTGTTTACCTCATAGCCATCGCAGGACTGATCTGGATGGTACCTGGCTTCGCGGGGATCACGCGGAAGGACATTATGGTGAATCCTTTGTCATTGCTGAGGAAATAA
- a CDS encoding glycosyltransferase family 4 protein produces the protein MKIMLYTETYNRGGIDTFIATLINHWPEAADEFVLVCNEDYPGLTVIRQRLQRPCKVVTHRIPTYARWAEKTRGNKALDTLRVCSSPLSRYLFIASATRRIKEILLRENCDRLMVVNGGYPGADTCRAAGIAWGCYSGKPQSIHNFHNLGTPASRCAKLQEDRVDALLTRYTKAFVTVSRAAADSLAVRPQIYADRDKVRFVYNGLDFSGQQAPTTDIRRELSLAPDTPLCLMLGTYEARKGHSFLLRAFKKALQRVPQARFLICGHGSPEEIDAVREMVQQLAIGGNVHVLDFRSDAMQILQQATLLLVGSQEFESFGLTCVEAMAQRVPVLATRVGGLPEVVQDGDGGFTFARDDVDGYAAQMVQLLLDKDLHTEQGRKGFERYRRLFTAQRMTEEYAKLIR, from the coding sequence ATGAAGATAATGCTGTACACCGAAACCTATAACCGGGGCGGGATCGATACCTTTATCGCCACGCTGATAAACCACTGGCCGGAGGCCGCGGACGAGTTCGTGCTGGTCTGCAACGAGGATTACCCCGGGTTGACGGTGATCCGGCAGAGGCTGCAGCGCCCCTGCAAGGTGGTGACGCACCGGATTCCCACCTACGCGCGCTGGGCGGAGAAGACCCGCGGCAACAAAGCCCTGGATACCTTACGGGTCTGCTCGTCGCCCTTGTCACGCTACCTCTTCATCGCCTCGGCGACGCGCAGGATCAAAGAGATCCTGCTGCGCGAGAACTGCGACCGGCTCATGGTGGTGAACGGAGGCTACCCCGGCGCGGATACCTGCCGGGCTGCGGGGATCGCCTGGGGGTGCTACTCGGGCAAGCCGCAGAGCATTCACAACTTCCATAACCTCGGCACCCCGGCCTCCCGCTGTGCAAAGCTCCAGGAGGACCGGGTCGATGCACTGCTGACCCGCTACACCAAGGCCTTCGTCACGGTGTCACGTGCGGCGGCGGATTCCCTCGCCGTCCGGCCCCAGATTTACGCCGACCGGGACAAGGTGCGCTTCGTCTACAACGGGCTCGACTTCTCCGGGCAGCAGGCGCCCACCACCGACATCCGCCGGGAACTTTCTCTTGCTCCGGACACGCCGCTGTGCCTGATGCTCGGCACCTACGAGGCGAGAAAAGGGCACAGCTTCCTGCTCCGGGCGTTCAAGAAGGCACTGCAGCGGGTGCCTCAGGCGCGGTTCCTCATCTGCGGACACGGCAGCCCGGAGGAAATAGACGCGGTAAGGGAGATGGTGCAGCAACTCGCTATCGGCGGCAACGTCCACGTCCTCGACTTCCGCTCGGACGCCATGCAGATCCTGCAGCAGGCCACCCTGCTCCTGGTGGGATCCCAGGAATTCGAGTCCTTCGGGCTTACCTGCGTGGAGGCGATGGCGCAGCGTGTCCCGGTGCTGGCGACCAGGGTGGGGGGGCTTCCCGAGGTGGTGCAGGATGGCGACGGCGGCTTCACCTTCGCCAGGGACGACGTCGACGGCTACGCCGCGCAGATGGTGCAACTGCTCCTCGACAAGGATCTGCACACCGAGCAGGGGCGCAAGGGATTCGAACGCTACCGCAGACTTTTCACCGCGCAAAGGATGACAGAGGAATATGCAAAACTCATCAGGTAA
- a CDS encoding glycosyltransferase family 2 protein, which produces MQNSSGNDAAQQQGVLFSVVIPAYNSAPFIAKALDSVRAQTLTDYEVVITNDGSKDETVQVIEEYARRHPDYPVKLASQQNKGIGGARNNGIFRSTGRFIAFLDADDFWHPTKLERMAALLTQKPLIDVAYHDEIEVASDGTRRPLSYDEVRAPAYQDLLFRGNRLSTSATVVRRELAQAIGGFSENLEFNSAEDYEFWLRLARAGARFAHLPEVLGEYHRVEGSITQKIEYHHRNIFNVVSYHLELLRADGTCQPAFLDRMYRRKKAEHLATLGRALAGAGAKAEGLRVHWEAMRVDPLCLKIYTKLVRTLLS; this is translated from the coding sequence ATGCAAAACTCATCAGGTAACGACGCGGCGCAGCAGCAGGGGGTTCTCTTCAGCGTCGTCATTCCCGCCTACAATTCCGCGCCCTTCATCGCAAAGGCGCTCGATTCCGTTCGCGCCCAGACCCTGACCGATTACGAAGTGGTGATCACCAACGACGGGTCGAAGGACGAGACGGTGCAGGTGATCGAGGAGTACGCCCGGCGTCACCCGGACTACCCGGTAAAGCTCGCCAGCCAGCAGAACAAGGGGATCGGCGGCGCGCGCAACAACGGCATCTTCCGCTCCACCGGCCGCTTCATCGCCTTTCTCGACGCCGACGACTTCTGGCATCCGACCAAGCTGGAGCGTATGGCCGCGCTGCTGACACAGAAGCCCCTGATCGACGTCGCCTACCATGACGAGATCGAGGTCGCCTCTGACGGGACCAGGCGTCCGCTTTCCTATGACGAGGTTCGGGCGCCGGCCTACCAGGACCTGCTCTTTCGCGGCAACCGGCTTTCCACCTCGGCTACCGTGGTCCGTCGGGAACTGGCGCAAGCCATCGGCGGCTTCTCCGAAAACCTCGAATTCAACAGCGCCGAGGATTACGAGTTCTGGCTGCGGCTGGCCCGCGCCGGAGCCCGCTTCGCCCATCTCCCGGAAGTCCTTGGTGAGTACCATCGGGTGGAAGGAAGCATCACCCAGAAGATTGAGTACCACCACCGCAACATCTTCAACGTGGTGAGCTACCACCTGGAGCTGCTGCGCGCCGACGGCACCTGTCAGCCGGCATTCCTGGACCGCATGTACCGTCGCAAGAAGGCGGAGCACCTCGCGACGCTCGGGCGCGCCTTGGCCGGCGCCGGTGCCAAGGCAGAGGGGCTTCGGGTTCACTGGGAGGCGATGCGGGTGGATCCCCTGTGCCTGAAGATCTATACGAAGCTGGTGAGAACGCTTTTGTCATGA
- a CDS encoding polysaccharide deacetylase family protein, with product MTANLLVDMVHGSGLHRLFAPFYGGHTSVLLLHRVLPGPQRGLPSDNLKVTPEFLDAFVSGRQKEGWRFISLDHLVQDFDDCVAHGRNMVLTLDDGYRDNFDHAWPIFSSHGVPFTVYVANSFPAGTADFWWYTLEEMLLVHRRIELEYREQRTTLDLVDPRSAFIAFKAVYQPLPAQDQAELMAGLRERYPLPVAQERLAMTWDEVRALAADELCSIGCHTLSHRSLAPLPRDEAFRELVDSRVELERETGCPVRHLAYPYGKAVDAGRREEELARDAGFQSAVTTRIGNLHAGHREHPLMLPRIPLYEGGKNGKLSEIFLSGMYSAVTNGFRKVVTY from the coding sequence ATGACGGCAAACCTGCTGGTCGACATGGTGCACGGCAGCGGCCTGCACCGGCTCTTCGCCCCCTTTTACGGCGGCCATACCTCGGTGCTGCTCCTGCACCGGGTGCTGCCCGGCCCGCAGCGTGGACTCCCGTCGGACAACCTGAAGGTTACGCCGGAGTTTCTCGATGCGTTCGTTTCCGGCAGGCAAAAGGAGGGGTGGCGGTTCATTTCGCTCGACCACCTGGTGCAGGACTTCGATGACTGCGTGGCGCACGGCCGGAACATGGTGCTCACGCTGGATGACGGCTATCGCGACAACTTCGACCATGCCTGGCCGATCTTCTCAAGCCATGGGGTCCCTTTTACCGTCTACGTCGCCAACTCCTTTCCGGCTGGGACGGCTGACTTCTGGTGGTACACCCTGGAGGAGATGCTCCTCGTGCACCGCCGCATCGAACTGGAGTACCGGGAACAGCGCACAACGCTGGATCTTGTCGATCCCAGGAGCGCCTTCATCGCCTTCAAGGCGGTCTATCAACCCCTTCCGGCGCAGGACCAGGCTGAGCTGATGGCGGGGCTGCGAGAGCGTTACCCGCTCCCCGTCGCGCAGGAGAGACTGGCCATGACGTGGGACGAGGTTCGAGCCCTTGCGGCGGACGAACTTTGCAGCATCGGCTGCCACACGCTAAGCCATCGCAGTCTCGCGCCCCTGCCGCGGGACGAGGCCTTCCGTGAGCTGGTCGACTCGCGCGTGGAGCTCGAGCGCGAAACCGGTTGCCCCGTGCGCCATCTCGCCTATCCGTACGGCAAGGCGGTGGACGCCGGACGACGCGAGGAGGAACTGGCGCGGGATGCGGGTTTCCAAAGTGCCGTGACCACACGCATCGGCAATCTCCACGCCGGACATCGGGAGCATCCGCTCATGCTCCCCCGCATCCCGCTCTACGAGGGGGGGAAGAACGGCAAGCTGAGCGAGATCTTCCTCTCCGGCATGTACAGCGCCGTCACCAACGGATTCAGAAAGGTCGTCACCTATTGA
- a CDS encoding DegT/DnrJ/EryC1/StrS family aminotransferase: MIKRTPEIKLPGLVQLFLSGTACQGDERTGYTGYARFALLNLLKVLGLGRGDRILLPAYICDVVLLPLAELGIEPVYYGVTQDFQVEWDSVEVKPGSRAFISVNYFGVSQDFTAIADYCAAHNLVWVNDNAHGFASSLGGKSLEEFGDFSFTSFRKVLGSVNGARVRINNDRYLPLKGELDRLNGAAPPESRQRYLASATLRTAGIRLRALPDFSDPRGFCDDDVKAHQADVLALKQLAASDQDRIRQRRRQLYQTLELFLLANGGKEMLPLPRLLREGNSPLVLPVVTQDRNSWLGLMSAARRHGLDLHTWPSLPPTVLDHDVCGAATLWGRMLYLPLHQDLEPESYLPLLQKVLDAA; this comes from the coding sequence TTGATCAAGCGGACGCCTGAAATAAAACTGCCGGGACTTGTGCAGCTTTTCCTGAGCGGCACAGCCTGCCAGGGGGACGAGCGGACCGGCTACACGGGGTACGCCCGCTTCGCGCTCTTGAATCTGCTGAAGGTGCTCGGCCTGGGGCGCGGCGACCGCATCCTGCTCCCCGCCTATATCTGCGACGTGGTGCTGCTGCCGCTGGCCGAGTTGGGGATCGAGCCGGTCTACTACGGAGTGACCCAGGATTTTCAGGTGGAGTGGGACAGCGTCGAGGTGAAGCCCGGCAGCCGCGCTTTCATCTCGGTGAACTACTTCGGGGTGAGCCAGGACTTTACCGCCATCGCCGACTACTGTGCCGCCCACAACCTGGTCTGGGTGAACGACAACGCGCACGGTTTCGCCAGCTCGCTTGGAGGCAAAAGCCTCGAGGAGTTCGGCGACTTCTCCTTCACCTCGTTCCGGAAGGTGCTGGGATCCGTCAACGGCGCCCGGGTCAGGATCAACAACGACCGATACCTGCCGCTGAAGGGAGAACTGGACCGGCTGAACGGGGCTGCGCCGCCGGAGTCGCGCCAGCGCTACCTCGCCTCCGCCACGCTGCGCACCGCAGGTATCCGGCTGCGCGCGCTCCCGGACTTCTCCGACCCCCGCGGGTTTTGCGACGATGACGTCAAGGCGCACCAGGCTGATGTTCTGGCATTGAAGCAACTGGCCGCGAGCGACCAGGACCGGATCCGGCAGCGCCGGCGCCAGCTGTACCAAACCCTGGAGCTGTTCCTGCTGGCGAACGGCGGCAAGGAGATGCTGCCGCTCCCCCGGCTTTTGCGGGAAGGAAACTCGCCGCTGGTTTTGCCTGTCGTCACGCAGGACCGCAACAGCTGGCTCGGGCTTATGAGCGCTGCCCGCCGGCACGGCCTCGATCTGCACACCTGGCCCTCGCTCCCGCCGACGGTGCTGGACCACGATGTTTGCGGCGCCGCCACCCTCTGGGGGCGGATGCTCTATCTCCCGCTCCACCAGGATCTGGAGCCGGAAAGTTATCTGCCGCTACTGCAAAAGGTGCTTGATGCAGCTTGA
- a CDS encoding GNAT family N-acetyltransferase codes for MQLEVIDNEKGLLDLGPEWEALERRSPAHLFQNHRLLANWYLRAGKAGGAVPAVIVGREDGAVRAIFPGCIIAKGGVRILTWLGGFFIVDYGDVLIDPACSTPLDEFLREALLRLKKKGGYHVGYFQNMRHDALAYPYFSREFRFFRGDVAPFIELQGGFEPYLDSLKRFRKKQKSDTLRQIKRLEELGELVFSVVPGAEPRAGEVLEAFLEQKRWRFQVSGVHGVLCKPGYEEFYRQEVRLNPNLHLCCLTLNGEIIATHLGYLYKNRLYFVMPTYDHRYGKYSPGRVLTYYLIRHCFEQGVELFDFCIGPEEYKYEWTDRDVPITSFVSDDIAGRLFLGVKKAKIKADELLKRIKGVKG; via the coding sequence ATGCAGCTTGAAGTGATCGACAACGAAAAAGGGCTTCTGGACCTGGGGCCGGAGTGGGAGGCGCTGGAGCGGAGATCGCCGGCGCATCTGTTCCAGAACCACCGTCTGCTGGCGAACTGGTACCTTCGCGCCGGCAAGGCGGGTGGTGCGGTCCCGGCCGTCATCGTCGGACGCGAGGACGGCGCCGTTCGCGCCATATTCCCGGGCTGCATCATCGCCAAGGGAGGGGTGCGCATCCTGACCTGGCTGGGCGGGTTCTTCATCGTGGACTACGGCGACGTGCTCATCGACCCGGCCTGCTCAACACCCCTCGACGAGTTCCTGCGCGAGGCGCTGCTCCGGCTCAAGAAGAAAGGCGGCTATCATGTCGGCTACTTCCAAAACATGCGCCACGACGCGCTGGCCTACCCCTATTTCAGCCGTGAGTTCAGGTTCTTCCGGGGTGATGTCGCTCCATTTATCGAACTGCAGGGTGGTTTCGAGCCGTATCTCGATTCGCTGAAGCGCTTCCGCAAGAAACAGAAATCGGACACGCTGCGCCAGATCAAGCGGCTGGAGGAGCTGGGCGAACTTGTTTTCAGCGTGGTGCCGGGCGCGGAGCCCCGGGCGGGCGAGGTGCTGGAGGCTTTCCTGGAGCAGAAGCGCTGGCGTTTCCAGGTTTCGGGCGTGCACGGGGTGCTCTGCAAGCCCGGCTACGAGGAGTTCTACCGCCAAGAGGTGCGCCTGAACCCGAACCTCCACCTCTGCTGCCTGACGCTGAACGGGGAGATCATCGCGACGCACCTCGGTTACCTCTACAAGAACAGGCTCTACTTCGTGATGCCCACCTATGATCATCGCTACGGCAAATATTCGCCGGGGCGTGTGCTGACCTACTACCTGATCCGGCACTGTTTCGAGCAGGGGGTGGAACTCTTCGATTTCTGCATCGGCCCCGAGGAGTACAAGTACGAGTGGACCGACCGCGACGTCCCCATCACCAGCTTCGTGAGCGACGACATCGCCGGCCGGCTGTTCCTCGGGGTCAAGAAGGCGAAGATCAAGGCGGACGAACTGTTGAAGCGCATCAAGGGAGTCAAGGGATGA
- a CDS encoding glycosyltransferase family 2 protein — protein sequence MSERRTAATVSVIIAAYNAEKYIAHAVDSVLAQSYPCVECIVVDDGSTDGTAEIVKGYGSRVRYLYQQNAERSAARNNGMREARGELISFLDADDLLAPEKLAEQAAFLAEHPEYDVAYSRVSYFNDKDGSSFTPQRRTPSGDIVADLLYGNFITIHSPLIRRDAALRGGGFDPACNRYEDWDFLLRLALAGAKFGFQDRLHAKVRLHPGNTIGDQVKMFEAKLRVAERIAEVYAAELKRRSVDVRGLVAFHQADYGRILVLAGRGAEGRALIREAVRIPFPNRKIFVVFGLAAGLFGSGILVAAQQLYDRVVKGKRAAKGGSA from the coding sequence ATGAGCGAGAGGCGAACCGCCGCCACGGTTTCCGTGATCATCGCGGCCTACAACGCGGAAAAGTACATCGCGCACGCGGTCGACAGCGTCCTGGCGCAGAGCTATCCCTGCGTCGAGTGCATCGTGGTCGATGACGGCTCCACCGACGGGACCGCGGAGATCGTCAAGGGGTACGGGAGCCGGGTGCGCTACCTGTACCAGCAAAACGCGGAGCGGTCCGCCGCGCGCAATAACGGCATGAGGGAGGCACGCGGCGAACTCATCTCCTTCCTTGATGCCGACGACCTGCTGGCGCCGGAGAAGTTGGCCGAGCAGGCGGCCTTTCTGGCAGAGCATCCGGAGTACGACGTCGCCTACTCGAGGGTCAGCTATTTCAATGATAAGGACGGCTCCAGCTTCACGCCGCAGCGCAGAACCCCCAGCGGCGACATCGTGGCCGACCTCTTGTACGGCAACTTCATCACCATCCACTCGCCGCTCATCCGCCGCGATGCGGCGCTGCGGGGCGGCGGATTCGACCCCGCCTGCAACCGTTACGAGGACTGGGACTTCCTGCTGCGCCTGGCGCTCGCAGGGGCGAAGTTCGGGTTTCAGGACCGCCTGCACGCCAAGGTGCGGCTCCATCCCGGCAACACCATCGGAGACCAGGTGAAGATGTTCGAGGCGAAGCTGCGGGTCGCGGAACGGATCGCGGAGGTGTACGCTGCCGAGCTGAAGCGGCGCTCGGTCGATGTGCGGGGGCTCGTCGCCTTCCACCAGGCGGATTACGGCCGGATTCTGGTGCTGGCGGGGCGGGGCGCGGAAGGTAGGGCGCTGATCCGCGAGGCGGTGCGCATCCCGTTCCCGAACCGTAAGATATTCGTCGTCTTCGGTCTTGCCGCCGGACTCTTCGGCTCCGGAATCCTGGTGGCGGCGCAACAGCTGTACGACCGGGTGGTCAAGGGCAAGCGGGCCGCCAAGGGAGGGAGCGCGTGA